From Antedon mediterranea chromosome 9, ecAntMedi1.1, whole genome shotgun sequence, a single genomic window includes:
- the LOC140059433 gene encoding proteasome subunit alpha type-5-like has protein sequence MFQTRSEYDRGVNTFSPEGRIFQVEYAIEAIKLGSTAIGIKTSDGVVLAVEKRITSPLIEPSSIEKIVEIDSHIVCAMSGLIADARTLIDRARVDAQNHWFTYNEHMSVESVTQSVSNLALQFGDDKSDVKVMSRPFGVALLFAGVDKEGPQLFHMDPSGTFIKFNAKAIGSGSEGAQSQLQEVYHKSMTLKEATKESLVILKQVMEEKLGATNVEVASVSAKGEFHMFSKDEIEVIIAEL, from the exons ATGTTCCAGACACGATCAGAATATGACAG AGGTGTCAACACATTCTCACCTGAGGGTAGGATCTTCCAAGTAGAGTATGCCATAGAAGCTATTAAG CTTGGTTCAACAGCTATTGGCATCAAGACCTCAGATGGTGTAGTACTCGCAGTTGAAAAAAGAATTACGTCACCTCTTATTGAACCATCAAGTATTGAGAAGATTGTAGAGATTGATAGTCACATTGTCTGTGCTATGAGTGGCCTGATAGCTGATGCTAGAACCCTTATAGACAGAGCAAGAGTTGATGCTCAG aatcATTGGTTTACATATAATGAACACATGTCAGTAGAAAGTGTTACACAATCAGTATCAAACTTAGCACTGCAATTTGGTGATGACAAATCTGACGTCAAAGTCATG aGTCGTCCGTTCGGTGTCGCCTTACTGTTTGCCGGTGTTGATAAGGAAGGCCCACAACT ATTTCATATGGATCCTTCTGGTACGTTTATAAAGTTTAATGCGAAGGCGATCGGGTCAGGTTCAGAGGGCGCACAATCACAATTACAAGAAGTATACCACAAG tcAATGACTCTAAAAGAAGCCACAAAAGAGTCGCTAGTCATTTTGAAGCAAGTTATGGAAGAAAAATTAGGAGCAACAAATGTAGAG GTTGCCTCAGTGTCCGCTAAAGGTGAATTTCACATGTTCTCAAAAGATGAAATAGAAGTCATCATAGCAGAGTTGTAA